In Silene latifolia isolate original U9 population chromosome 3, ASM4854445v1, whole genome shotgun sequence, a single window of DNA contains:
- the LOC141648173 gene encoding putative disease resistance protein RGA1, whose protein sequence is MDLGTTLSVAQTIFAALQCTDLRIVCSMLGYEADLKKLQRTVETIEAILLDAEAKKEKLSRETHLYIKKLKDAAYDADDLIDEFITLAQQKKLVKGNKAHLFSLFKDMGVAYHMANGIKKVKQNLVNIVDEHNKFGFSIQHQPIRKRIKETCSYIYANDIIGRDDDVDKIRNMLLNSDVQSDVSFLTITGIGGIGKTALTQLLYNDIMVKDEFPLRLWVCVADHDSGHLDVESVLHKILASIPQEKHDKKHNNLTLDGVQREVRKHLVKEKFLLVLDDVWTENRDEWVTLEGFLKGVVEGSWVLLTSRSTKTAQIVGKGLMYKLESLSSDNSWRLFERTAFREAVEDANASIDLVEIGKKIIKRCANVPLAIRAVGTLLYGEDKTKWERVLEIGLANIMDDEKGIMPILKLSYDNLEPPIKSCFSYCALFPKDFQIEKHMLYKLWMAQGYVVPLEKGQSIHDACEEYFLILLRRCFFQDVERNSKGEIISCKIHDLMHDIALEVSGSDVYGVNSNRTGDLDERARHVSVMGRDSLRNSFKKTRIRTYLQVGEIWYMGIDEFLVRNLLETCMCLRTLDLRAAKFIQLPDSIGKLLHLRYLDLSYNRKLEEIPKSITKLHNLIFLGIVNCFKLNHLPIGMGKLTQLQTLERFMVGNTSLNQKQFCDELEDLITLDDLRGCLNLEIRIPSQGTSVNSVRRGGTYLSGKQQLDTLVMSIKVAEGCLRSDFEEALLETLRPHSNLSSFFLEGYNGLRMPNWGTGDNLCTFLPNLVRLEFYSCRRLQSLSGLGKLRHLEELHLLDLPNLVCMEENSNPGSNVGGMPFFSRLKNLTFENLPELKTWWAESPSSPFLPQLRKCEIHSCPKMNSIPRCPLVEKLIISDNKRTVKLTLTEDTSTSSSQLRTLNVRNLRSLTLVPVENIQFAATMYIVYEEEVESLLEVTELFQNCFSSTLRFLTISKCPKIKYLYGAFEHLSALRSLCISDCPNLLSDKAEEHDVIPWLHLAQTLCSLQLSFCSMKKLPEGMQYLTSLQTLGLWGCLQLKCLPNWMPKLTSLKLLTIRDCSEQLRKRCHQPTGEDWSLIHHVSKVTLM, encoded by the coding sequence ATGGACCTTGGAACAACATTGTCTGTTGCTCAAACTATTTTTGCGGCATTACAATGCACCGACCTCAGAATTGTCTGCTCCATGTTGGGCTATGAAGCTGATCTAAAAAAGCTCCAAAGAACTGTCGAAACCATCGAAGCCATTTTACTTGACGCTGAAGCCAAGAAGGAGAAGCTAAGCCGAGAAACACATCTCTACATTAAAAAGCTCAAGGATGCTGCTTATGATGCTGATGATCTGATTGATGAATTTATCACTCTGGCTCAACAAAAGAAGTTGGTTAAAGGTAATAAGGCTCATCTTTTTTCGCTTTTTAAGGACATGGGTGTTGCTTATCATATGGCTAATGGGATCAAGAAAGTTAAGcagaatttggtcaatattgtTGATGAACATAATAAATTTGGATTTAGTATCCAACACCAACCTATTAGGAAGAGAATAAAGGAAACTTGTTCCTACATTTATGCCAATGATATTATTGGGCGGGATGACGACGTGGATAAGATTCGAAACATGCTGCTAAATTCTGATGTTCAAAGCGATGTTTCTTTCCTTACTATCACGGGCATAGGAGGTATAGGTAAAACTGCTCTCACACAACTTTTGTACAATGATATAATGGTTAAAGATGAATTTCCGTTAAGGTTGTGGGTGTGTGTTGCTGATCATGATTCGGGACATCTAGATGTAGAATCAGTTCTTCATAAGATTTTGGCTTCAATCCCGCAAGAGAAGCATGACAAGAAACATAACAATTTAACCTTGGATGGTGTACAAAGAGAAGTTCGAAAGCACCTTGTGAAAGAAAAATTCTTGCTTGTTTTGGACGATGTATGGACAGAGAATCGTGATGAATGGGTCACCTTGGAAGGGTTTTTAAAGGGAGTGGTAGAGGGAAGCTGGGTTCTGTTAACTTCAAGATCAACAAAAACCGCACAAATTGTTGGTAAGGGGCTTATGTACAAATTGGAGAGCTTATCTAGTGATAATTCATGGCGTTTGTTTGAGAGAACCGCTTTCAGAGAAGCTGTTGAGGATGCAAATGCATCTATCGACTTAGTTGAAATTGGAAAAAAGATCATTAAACGATGTGCAAATGTGCCTCTTGCTATTAGAGCAGTTGGAACCCTTCTATATGGGGAAGATAAAACTAAGTGGGAGCGAGTTCTGGAAATAGGATTAGCTAACATTATGGATGATGAAAAAGGAATCATGCCTATATTGAAGTTGAGTTATGATAATCTCGAACCCCCAATCAAGAGTTGTTTTAGTTATTGTGCTCTATTTCCAAAGGATTTTCAGATAGAAAAACATATGTTGTATAAACTCTGGATGGCACAAGGCTACGTAGTGCCCTTGGAAAAAGGTCAAAGTATACATGATGCATGTGAGGAGTACTTTTTAATTTTGTTACGAAGGTGTTTTTTCCAAGATGTGGAGAGAAATAGCAAAGGCGAGATTATTTCATGTAAAATTCACGACCTTATGCATGATATCGCTCTAGAAGTGTCTGGATCCGATGTTTACGGTGTGAATTCAAACAGAACTGGTGACCTAGATGAAAGGGCTCGTCATGTTTCTGTTATGGGACGTGATTCTTTGAGAAACTCTTTCAAGAAAACTCGTATACGTACTTATCTTCAAGTCGGGGAAATTTGGTACATGGGCATTGACGAGTTTCTAGTTCGTAATTTGCTAGAAACTTGCATGTGCCTCAGGACACTTGACTTAAGAGCGGCAAAATTTATACAGTTACCAGATTCTATCGGCAAACTGCTGCATTTGAGGTATTTAGATCTCTCATATAATCGTAAGCTGGAAGAGATCCCCAAATCAATTACGAAGCTGCATAATCTTATCTTCTTGGGGATAGTAAATTGTTTTAAGCTAAATCATCTACCCATAGGCATGGGAAAGTTGACACAACTACAGACACTAGAAAGATTTATGGTGGGAAACACAAGTTTAAATCAAAAACAATTTTGTGATGAACTTGAAGATCTAATCACTCTTGACGATTTGAGAGGATGTCTTAATCTTGAGATTCGAATTCCTTCACAAGGGACATCTGTCAATTCAGTTCGAAGGGGAGGAACATATCTGAGTGGAAAACAACAACTTGATACTCTCGTTATGAGCATCAAAGTTGCAGAAGGTTGCTTAAGATCGGACTTTGAGGAAGCGTTATTAGAAACGTTACGTCCACATTCTAATCTCAGTAGTTTCTTTCTGGAAGGGTACAATGGGTTGAGAATGCCGAATTGGGGGACGGGAGATAACTTGTGCActtttcttcctaatcttgtTCGTTTGGAGTTTTATTCTTGTCGACGGTTGCAGTCCCTTTCAGGGCTTGGGAAATTGCGTCATTTGGAAGAGTTGCATCTTTTAGATCTGCCTAATTTGGTGTGTATGGAGGAAAATAGTAATCCAGGCTCAAATGTTGGAGGAATGCCATTCTTTTCTCGCCTTAAAAATCTCACGTTCGAGAATTTGCCAGAGTTGAAAACATGGTGGGCAGAATCACCTTCCTCTCCATTTCTTCCTCAATTGAGAAAATGTGAGATACATTCTTGCCCAAAAATGAACTCCATTCCGCGCTGTCCCCTTGTCGAAAAATTGATTATAAGTGATAACAAAAGGACTGTGAAATTGACTTTAACAGAGGATACTTCTACGTCGAGTTCTCAACTGCGAACGCTCAATGTAAGGAATTTGAGATCCCTTACGTTGGTGCCGGTGGAGAATATTCAGTTCGCTGCAACGATGTATATTGTATACGAAGAGGAGGTGGAGAGCTTGTTAGAAGTTACAGAGTTGTTTCAGAACTGTTTCTCGTCTACTCTTAGATTTCTAACGATTTCAAAATGCCCCAAAATCAAGTATCTATATGGAGCATTTGAGCATCTCTCTGCATTAAGAAGTTTATGTATATCTGATTGTCCTAATCTTCTGTCGGACAAAGCCGAGGAACATGATGTCATACCATGGCTACACCTTGCTCAAACCCTCTGTTCCTTACAATTGTCGTTTTGTAGCATGAAGAAATTGCCAGAGGGAATGCAATACTTGACATCCCTCCAAACTCTTGGATTATGGGGTTGCCTACAACTGAAATGTCTACCGAATTGGATGCCGAAACTCACTTCACTTAAGTTACTCACAATCAGGGACTGTTCAGAGCAACTTAGGAAAAGATGCCATCAGCCAACCGGAGAAGACTGGTCCCTCATTCACCATGTCTCTAAAGTTACTCTAATGTGA